One Triticum dicoccoides isolate Atlit2015 ecotype Zavitan chromosome 3B, WEW_v2.0, whole genome shotgun sequence genomic window, GGTCCTAGTCCTTCATGAAATCCTCCATGAGGTTCGCATCAAATACCTCAAGGCGGTTTTTCTGAAGATTGACTTCCATAAGGCCTATGATACGGTTAgctggcccttccttcgggaagtccTTCTTCGGAAGGGTTTCGACGACCGGTggatcactagaggcatgcaaatggTCTCTTGCGGTCACACGACCGTGAACATAAACGGTGAGATCGGCCCTTTCTTCCCCACCCTCTGTGGGGTTCGATAAGGCGACCCTTTCTCCCCGTTCTTGTTCAATATGGTCGTGGACGCGCTTGCCTCCATCCTGGATAAGGCGAAAGCCGCTGGCCATATCGGTGGGATTACTCCCCACCTCGCCGGTGGCTCCGGGATCTCCATCCTCCAGTATGCTGACGACACTATaatcatggtcgaaggctcggagaCGGACATCtccaacctcaagttcctcctcctctgcttccaacaaatgtcaggcctcaagatcaacttcgacaagagtgatGTTATGGTGATGGGATACTCCCCCGCGGAGTCTTTGGCCATTGCCAACAGACTTAATTGCCGCCTGGGCTCCTTCCCCACAACCTACCTGGGCTCCTTCCCCACAACCTACCTGGGCTCCTTCCCCACAACCTACCTGGGCACGCCCATTAGTGACTCTTGGCTCACCGTCGCGGACTTGCGGCCCTCCGTGGCCAAGCTCCAAATGCGCGTCGAACCCTGGCAGGGGAGGTGGTTGTCTAAGGTGGCCCGGACTATTCTCATCAACTCTTCCCTCTCCAGTCTCCTCTTGTTTCTCATGAGCTTCTACAGTCTCCACGAGACCCTGCACCATGAGATCGCCAAGGTCCAGTCCCGCTTCTACTGGGTGGACAACAATGACAAGCAGAAGTATCATATGGTCAGTTGGCCGGACATTTGCAAGCCCCGGGAGCAAGGTGGCCTAGGTGTGCTCTAAACGGATGAATATTGCCCTTCTCTCCCGCTGGCTTTGGCGCATCTTGCAAGGGCATGGTGGCCTATGGCTtgacatcattcaaaacaaataCTTGCGCGGACAGCCCCGCGCCTTCTGCCAGAAATCTGGCGGATCTCAGTTCTGGCAATCGATTGTCCAGCTTCTCCTGGTCCTTCGCATCGGGGCCTCCATCTCGGTCGGCTCTGGGGCAGCGACGCTGTTCTGGTTTGATCGCTGGGTCGGGGACACCCCCTTTGTGGCTCGCTTCCCCGGCCTCTTCTCCATCTCCGTCGACCCCGTGATATCTGTAGAAAGGGCCCTTCTTGACCTAGGGCGCCTTGCTTTCCGGCGGGCTTTTGTCCCCTTGGAATCCACTGCCTGGCGTGAGTTGCTTGACTGTGTTGCTCTCCATGAACCGGTTGTGGACGGTGGCCCTGACCTGGTGCGCTGGCGACTTGACCCTTCAGACCAATTTTCCACCAAGTCGCTTTACCTGGCCATTGCCCCCTCTTCCGCCTCCTCCCCCTATTGACGGTGTGGTCCATCCGCCTGCCCCTGAAGATCCgtatcttcatgtggcaatggattcaCGGTTGGGTCCCGTCCGGCGTGGAGGTGCGCAAGCGAAATGGCCAGGGTCCTGGCATTTGCCCGCTTTGTGGGGTCCCCGAAGACTCGAACCACATCTTCTTCGCCTGCGTGTCCGCTCAGTTCCTCTGGAGCTTCTTTCGCGAAGCGGTCGGTGGAaattggtgccacaccaacttcccGGACTTATTTTCCGAACTCCAGATGCCCCCCTTGTCTTCTctccacattaggtggcttgagattggggtcCTCGCCTGGACCCTCTCGACGAtccgcaataagcttgtgattcagcgCACTCCTCTTCGACGGGCTACTGACGCGCTCTTCAAACTTTCGGGTTTCTTGCAGATTTAGCGGCCGCTTAGTCGCCCTCCCGACCGCAacgccatctccgccttcatcgccgacctccgTTTGATGGATGTCCGCCTATCGCCGCcgaccctgccgccgccgccggaaccaGACTAGTCGCTCCTTTCTTCTGACTTTTTCTAGTTTTTTAtttctgggcttgttgagctgtgccctcagcagaacctttgtACCTTGCTGTGAGACTtgggtatgtgtgtgtgtgtggacttgACTCTGTATGTGTGTTCTTTGGCggtttgctttatctataaagcggggcgaaagcctttttcgataaatgtATGGTCACCAAGATCAGAGACTGGAGCCACGTGTGGCAAGTTCGAGTCCACCTGGCAGGACTATTGATGTCTGAAGACTGCTTAGAGGGGAACTCGCCTGTCAAGCCAAAGACTCTGGATCTGAAGTCCAGCAATGTCGTCTTTGGCGTCGAAGAcccattcaggggctactgatggtgtcctggattagggggtgctaaCCTAGTCGGCCCATGCCCCTTGAGTTGGGCCGATGGGCTCTCGTTCGTGCTCAAGATGAACTCCGGAGGCAATGTTCAAGGGGCGTGATTGTGACTACCTCCACCGAAGACTTGACGTATACTCCAACATTTCTCCTACCACCTCTATCTTAGATACCAaccttgtaaccctagataccctaccCGACATGTATATAAGCCAAGGGTTTTATCCCGTAGGGGGCAAATCAATGCAATATCATTCTCCTAGCCCTATAGTTAGACCACatcttacgatctcgaggtagatcaactctgtactcaaTACATCTCCATTAATCTAGACAAGagcaggacgcagggttttacctccatcaagagggcccgaacctgggtaaaataccgTCTGTCTGTTCTTGTTACCATCTGtccgagatccacagctcgggaccccctaccctgaggtctgccggttttgacaccgacactgggggTTGGGGTCGGGTTGGTACATGCGTGCGTGGTAGGGATGGTTTCCCCCGTCACATCATTGATTCACGTGATCGATCCGCGAGCCGTCAGCAGAGAAAAAACAGATGACAAAGTTTTTCTTTGTCGTCAATCAAATAAAATCAGATGGCAAAGTCAGTCTTTGCAGTCATCCAAATAAAAACAAATGACAAAGCGAGCTCTTTCCCGATGGTAAAAATTTCTTGTTATTTTTTCTCAATTTTGCCGTCAGCCATTCTTTGCCGTCAGTAGCTGACGGCAAAAGGTTGTCTTTGCTGTTAGCCCAAAAAGAAAGCTGAGGGCAAAGAGCTCCACGGACGGCAAATTTCTTGATTCCTGTAGCGTTTGTAGGAAGTGGTGTCTCTGGGTGCTACAATATGGAGAAAAACTAGAACCAAGGACATCGTTTGCTGCAATGGTGTGTACATTTGCTGGAATAGGCCAGCGATAGAGCTGGACATGACCGCGAGATCTACAACCGGCAATGGCGGTTGCTGCGGTTGATGTCAAGAAAGCTCAATGGGCATCGGCAAAAGCTGGAACTGGCCACCAGTAGAGCTGCAACCAAGGTCTACAAAAGCCACGACGTCTAGGTGCTACGACGGAGAGAAGCTTGAACTGACGACATTGTTTGCTGCAACCATGTGTACATTTACGGGAACAGACCGACCATAGAGTTGGAACCATGACCGCGAGATGCTACAGCCGGCAATGGTGGTTGTTGTAGTTGTTGTCGAGAAAGCTATAACCGGCATCGGCAAAAGCGGGAATCGACCACCAGTAGAGCTGCAACCTACGTTTACAAAAGTTGCGACAACAGTGATTGGGGTGAGCCCGATGCTACAATCGCCAATGGCGTTTGCTACGACCGACGTCAACCAATTCCGCAACCAGCCATTGTGTTACGATCTCGATCGACAAGGAGCTGCGATCGACACAACAGTGCTCGGTGGCAGAGCTCGACGAACCTTGGATATGGTGGTTCCCTAGAAGCCATGGTGTCGCCCTTCACGCGAAGCTCGACGACCATGGCCACGGTGTCCCTATCAGGGAGGGGAATCACGCAATGCACGTgccaatgcgaggaaggagatgattTCGGGGAGGGAGGGGGGGGTCCAACGACGCGGGGCACTCAACAATGGCGGAGCTTGAAGCCCAACTCTAGGCGGGCCAAAAAAAGTTTTTTTGAGGGAAGGCTAGGCGGGCCAAAATGAAAGAAATGACCTTTGGGCCAACAGTAAAAAAATGTGTACAAATTTCAAAATGTTGGGCAGGTCATGGCCCGTCCGGCCTTGTTGTAGCTCCGTCATTGACACTCAAATTGTACGCCCGCGCGGCGACTGGCCCAAATTTTGGCACCGCCCCCCTTTTTTCTTGAGGGGTATCATCACCCCCTTTTTTAAGGGAAAAAGGCCAGCATTGCATAGGTGTCGTGGACTCGTGGTATCAGCCGGCAATGGAGCCCATTTCTTTCAGGAATAcacgtacaactaatttttttttgagaGATACGTACAACTAATATATAAGGCCCAGTAAAAAtgagaaacagaaaaaaaaaacaagTAGTTTTATGAGGCCCATTAGTCCGTTAAACATCAACCCCACGGCCCTTACCCCTTTATCCTCCGCTTCCGAACTCCATGGCACGGCACCGCCATGGCTCCGCTTCCTCTCCCCCTTCCCGCCACTCCCTACCCACCCAAACCCCACGAGTCCCCGCGGCCCGCCCCTCTCCATGCCGCGCTCGCCTCCCTCTCCCAGCAAGGCAGCGACCACGGCAGCCTCCGCGACGCCTTCGCCCTCGTCTCCCGCGCCGAGCGCCAGTCGAGCCCCGGCGCTGCCGTTGCCGTCGGCCCGGAGGTGTACGTGTCCCTCCTGCAGTGCTGCGTCGCCGCGGGGTCCCTCCCCGCGGGACGCCAGGTGCACGCTGCCGCCGTCAAGCGCGGGCCCTACTACTGCCGCCACGCCTACATCGGCACCAAGCTCGCGGTCTTCTACGCCCGATGCGGCGCGCTGGCGGACGCCGAGCGCGTGTTCGACGCGCTACCCAAAAAGAACGCCTTCGCCTGGGCCGCCGTCATCGGATTATGGAGCCGCGCCGGGCTGCACGCCAGGGCCCTCGACGGGTACATCGACATGCTGCAGGCGGGCGTCCCCGCGGACAACTTCGTCGTGCCTAGCGTGCTGAAGTCATGCGCCGGGATTGGGATGGTCGGGACCGGGAGGGCGCTGCACGGGTACGCCTGGAAGGCGGGGTTCATGGAATGCGTATACGTATTGAGCAGCCTGGTGGACTTCTACGGGAAGTGCGGCGTGGTGGATGACGCGCGGGAGGTGTTTGATGCAATGACGGAGACGACGGTGGTGACCTGGAACTCCATGTTGATGGCGTATATAAACAATGGGAGAATCGATGATGCTGTGGAATTGTTCTACCAGATGAGGGTTGAAGGCGTTCTGCCGACGAGGGCGAGCGTTCTTAGCCTTCTGTCTGCATCAGCCGATTTTGAAGCTCTTGATTGGGGTAGGCAGGGCCATGCCGTGGCCGTATCGAGTGGCTTGGCGATGGATGTGATTTGGGGGAGCTCAATCATCAACTTTTACTGTAAGGTTGGGCTGGTCGAGGCTGCGGAGGCCGTGTTTGAGCAGATGGTTGAAAGAGACGCTGTTACATGGAATTTGATGATTTCTGGGTATTTGCAGGATGGGCAGACCGACAAGGCTTTGATCACTTGTCGAAAAATGCTCCAGTCTGGCCTTAGGTTTGATTGTGTGACGTTGGCGTCCATTATCATGGCTTGCATGACATCCTGTGGTATGGAGATGGGCAGAGTTGCTCACGGCTATGCAGTTAGAAACAACCTTGAATCAGACCAAGCAGTTGCTTGTGGCCTGATAGAGTTATATATGAGTAGTGAAAGGACTGAACATGCACGCCGGCTGTTCGATGTGATGAGTTGCAGAGACATGGTCATGTGGAGAGTGATGATTTCTGCTTATGCAGATCGTGGGATGAGTTCTCAGGCTCTCAAGGTTTTATATCAGATGCAGCATGAGGGCATATCTCCAAGTGCAGCGTGCTGGGATTCAGTCATTTCAGCTTTTATGAAGAATGAGCAGATTGATGAGGCCCTAGAGATCTTCAATGAGATGCTAATAACAAAAACACGCCCAAATCTACGCACATGGAGCCTGTTAATAAGTGGCTTGTCTCGAAATGGTATGCACTGCGAGGTAATGAACCTGTGCTGCAAGATGCAGGAAGTTGAGCCAGCACCAAGCCCAACAATTTTCTCGGCAGCACTTGTTGCCATGAAAGCTGCAGCTTCAGTGCAATATGGAAAGGCAATGCATGCGTGCATTGTAAAGAAGGGCCTATTGTTGTCCAAATCCGTGATGCAATCCCTGCTAAACATGTATGGCAGTTTCAGTGACAGAACCACGGTAGAAAGTTTACTAGGCTTGCTTGCTGCTGCACAGTAAATAACGCAGCTGCACATAGTCACATTACATAGCGTTTGCACATAGTATCAACTTGCTCATACTCATCATCAGATTGCTATTCTTAGATCAGAAGGTTCCAATCAGAAAATGAGCGAGTACATGGTGCTACCGTTGGCAAAAAGTGTACAGTTTGGGTTTCTGTAACCAGGGATTGCACGCCGAGAGACATGTTACATCTCTGGTGTCTCCCTAGTTTGCTCTTTTTTGTATATTAGAATGTTTGAGTCTCTGGCCCTTTTGAGGATTTGTGAGAAGACACGACATGGTCTAGATTTGCTGGGCGGATTATTGCTACGTATAAACAATAACTGCAAACTGTAATATTCTTTCGTTGCAAATACATGCGTCCCTAGAATTGCAAAAAATACTTTTCCTGAAATGATAAAAAAAAAGTTCTGCTTTGTACGTTTACTTGCACTGAAGGAACTCTGATAAACATCATTTATCTACATCGATCACTGTCTATAATCGGCCGATGCTTTTGTTTGCAGAATCTAAAGAAGACGGGGACAAACAAATGATCAGTTTATCCTTGGCAACTTACCCGATCGACGCCACATAATTAGGCTGCCAACTCTCATCCATCGACAAGGCATGATGCTCCTACCCAATCCAAGGCGCGACAATGGCGGAAAGGCGGGGGCGACGCGATCCGGCTTTAGCAAGGCAGCCACGTGGGAAGTGGGCACGCTCGCTTCATGGCACAACGAATGATGGAAGGAGGGGAGCCCCCAACCGAGTGCACCTGTCACCATGTGTCTTCACCAAAATTTCCATCGACCGCCTTTCTCTTCAATTCCCTACCTATCTTGGAGCGATCGATTAGTCTCTGCTTTTGATGCGATTCTGTTCTGTTCTGCTGCCGGGGAGAGCGTTGGCTGGTTTTTTTATTAGCACACTCCACTAGGTTTTATTTATTGATGATCATCATGCGGGAGATCAAGCCATGTCTCCCCGCATCTAGAGTAGTAGCAAACCTAGCTAGATCGCGAGCTTCATAAATTCGAGCCTCTTTAAGAGATTGTTCTCATCCCGCCTGCGCCGTCGCCGATCCACCNNNNNNNNNNNNNNNNNNNNNNNNNNNNNNNNNNNNNNNNNNNNNNNNNNNNNNNNNNNNNNNNNNNNNNNNNNNNNNNNNNNNNNNNNNNNNNNNNNNNNNNNNNNNNNNNNNNNNNNNNNNNNNNNNNNNNNNNNNNNNNNNNNNNNNNNNNNNNNNNNNNNNNNNNNNNNNNNNNNNNNNNNNNNNNNNNNNNNNNNNNNNNNNNNNNNNNNNNNNNNNNNNNNNNNNNNNNNNNNNNNNNNNNNNNNNNNNNNNNNNNNNNNNNNNNNNNNNNNNNNNNNNNNNNNNNNNNNNNNNNNNNNNNNNNNNNNNNNNNNNNNNNNNNNNNNNNNNNNNNNNNNNNNNNNNNNNNNNNNNNNNNNNNNNNNNNNNNNNNNNNNNNNNNNNNNGTTTTTGTTACACGTCTTGGTTGGGACTGCGTGGCAGTAGTGTTGTTTCTCGGTAAGAATAATGTCCCTCACGTCCTATCCCCGTCCTGATGATGCGAATAACGTTGTCAGAggatgtgtggaggtgtgtctacGTCGGATCTCACGGGAATCGATCGGtgctggtcttcggtggatctATTTGGATTCATTTTTTGTTTGTCTTCGTTCGTGTGGTTACGGTTTGATCTTTCTGATTTACAACTCTCCTCAGCAGCAAtgctctggtgcgctggtcctttgcggccttagcatgacgactttTCGACTCTCTACTATAATAAGATTTGCCCGGCTCTGGTGGGGGAGGGCGATGACTGCAGCGTGGCTTCAGCTCGCTccaatgcttgtagtcgtcgctaggtggtctataaacatagttgtaatttttattatctCTAGTGTTCTCTGTACTATCATGTTGATGAATAGATTGCAAGTTTCTctcacaaaataaaaataaaaattcgaGCCTATTTATTGATAGAAGAAATTACACAGCGCAAATAAGGATCTAGATGCTATGATTTGGCTAACTACAACTTCatgcccccctcccccttcgctTGGCAGCAATATCATTAATCACATTTTAGCAATCTGAAGCAATATGTAATCTCTGAGTGTTAAGATCCAATGCAAACACCAGGCCCTCACCACACGCCAGTGCTTCCAGAGTTGGTAGGTCTCACCCCAGGCATAAAAACCGAAGACCGAAGACCGAACCCAAAAAGACCGAGACCGAACCCGAAAAGACCGAATAAAAGATGGTCTGCAAAATGTTAAGACTAAACTAATTATGGTCTGTTAGGTTGTGATGTATTGATGAAGTAGTTGATTGCAGACAAGTTGAGACAAAATAATAGTGGAGGAAGTGCAAGTAGTAAATCCGAGCTTGAAAAATACCTTGCCGAAGACTCTGGCGACCCTGACAAAACATTTGACATCCTAGGATGGTGGAAAGAGAATTCATCTAGGTTCCCAATCTTAGGAAATATGGCTCGTGATATTCTTGCTATCCCCATTACAACGGTTGCTTCCGAGTCAGCCTTTAGCACAAGTGGACGCATACTTGATGACTTTAGGACATCTCTAACTCCATTTATGGTACATGCTTTAGTTTGTACACAAGACTGGCTGAGAAGGTCAACAGATCCCGTCGACATCAAGGAGAActtggaagaattagaagaactagAAAAAGGTAAAGCAATTTCCCAACTTCTCCATACATTTGATTTTATTGTAGAAGTTACTAATATGCATGATATACTAGCAGATTACTTGTACCAAACCAGTGACATACTAGAAGATTACTAATATATGCATGATATACTAGCAGATTACTTGTACCAATCCAGTGACATACAAGCAGATTACTAATATATGCATGATATACTAGCAGATTACTTGTACAAAACTAGTGACATACTAGCACATTACTAATATGCATGACATACCAATATATGTGCCTGACTTGTCAACTTTAGCGGAAAAAGGT contains:
- the LOC119276238 gene encoding pentatricopeptide repeat-containing protein At5g55740, chloroplastic-like codes for the protein MAPLPLPLPATPYPPKPHESPRPAPLHAALASLSQQGSDHGSLRDAFALVSRAERQSSPGAAVAVGPEVYVSLLQCCVAAGSLPAGRQVHAAAVKRGPYYCRHAYIGTKLAVFYARCGALADAERVFDALPKKNAFAWAAVIGLWSRAGLHARALDGYIDMLQAGVPADNFVVPSVLKSCAGIGMVGTGRALHGYAWKAGFMECVYVLSSLVDFYGKCGVVDDAREVFDAMTETTVVTWNSMLMAYINNGRIDDAVELFYQMRVEGVLPTRASVLSLLSASADFEALDWGRQGHAVAVSSGLAMDVIWGSSIINFYCKVGLVEAAEAVFEQMVERDAVTWNLMISGYLQDGQTDKALITCRKMLQSGLRFDCVTLASIIMACMTSCGMEMGRVAHGYAVRNNLESDQAVACGLIELYMSSERTEHARRLFDVMSCRDMVMWRVMISAYADRGMSSQALKVLYQMQHEGISPSAACWDSVISAFMKNEQIDEALEIFNEMLITKTRPNLRTWSLLISGLSRNGMHCEVMNLCCKMQEVEPAPSPTIFSAALVAMKAAASVQYGKAMHACIVKKGLLLSKSVMQSLLNMYGSFSDRTTVESLLGLLAAAQ